A segment of the Candidatus Pelagisphaera phototrophica genome:
GTTAAAAACTCGCTAATGGTGTTCGAGTCGCTAACTCGTCTTGCAAAAGAGAAAGGTCAAGCTGTTTTGATAGTCACTCATAATCCCGACCTGGCCGAGAAGTGTGATCGGATTCTGAGGATGCAGGACGGACAGTTTATCTGATCAATCGATCCCGATGCGGTGGGCTGTAGCATCCGAGAGACCCGTTCCAACTAATGGCTTTTTATTAGATTCTCAATTCCGATTCAAAGGCCGTTCTAATAACTTTCAAAACTGAAGCCGCAACTCGCTAATTTTATTTGCTATTTGAACAGGCTTTCCTTCACTCCCGATGCTTAAATTGACCATCCTCCAAACAGTGAGTTCCGAAAATTACCGCAAATCATTTATTTTAAGATCGCTGGCTGCTATTTCAGGATTAGTGGCACTGCCAACACAGCTAAGTCGAAAGCGGTCAAAACCATCGAATCCAGATAAAATCGCGACCGCCTTCAATCTGCAAAGCGATCCTAACGCAATTTCGAGAAGCGAATCGGGATCAGTCTAGACCGCCTCTCTTAAAAAATAGAGCGACAAAGAATATCACGTCATGTCAAGAGTGTTTCCAAAGTGGTCTAACGCGCTTCCTTTAAAGATAATTGTCTTTGTATTTATATTAGCGGCGGCCGTTGTTTCTGGAGTAACATACTACGCAACTCCAAACTACACGCGTGTTGGCTACCAGCCAGCGCAACCCGTACCCTACGATCACAGTTTTCATGTGGGTCAACTTGGGTTGGATTGCCGGTATTGCCATAGCAAAGTTGAGGAGTCCGGTCACGCTAACGTCCCGTCTGCGGGCACCTGTATGTCCTGTCATAGTCAGATAAAAACCGATAGCGAGTTGCTGGAGCCAATTAGGGCGAGCTACGCATCGGGGGACCCGATTCCTTGGGTTCGCGTCCATGAAGCACCGGACTATGTTTATTTTAATCACGCGGTACACGTAAACCGTGGTGTTTCTTGTGTGGAATGCCACGGTAAGGTGAACGAGATGGAAGTCGTGACCCATGACCAGCCCCTCAGCATGGGTTGGTGCTTGGATTGTCACCGCAATCCAGAAGAGCATATTCGTCCTGTCGACCTGGTTACCAATCTCGATTGGGTGCACCCGGGCGGCAAGAAAGGCCAGATCGAAGATGGCTTGAAGTTTGTCGAAGAGTGGAACATTAACCCGCCTCAAAGTTGCTCAGGCTGCCACCGATGAAACCGATTAATTCCACACCTTCTACTATGGCAGAGCAAACGGGGCCTCGCTACTGGCGAAGCCTTGACGAGTTGTCCCAGTCTCCTGAATTCATCGAGCAAGTACACCGTGAATTCGGCCCCGAGGCATCGGAGATGAACGAGGTCGACCGCCGTCATTTCTTCAAGATAATGGCCGCATCTTTCGCCTTGGGCGGAGTAGGCTTTACCGGCTGTCGTCGTCCGGAGTCCTATATTTTGCCGCATTCGAAGGCTCCCGAGTACCAGGTGCCGGGCCAGCCGCTTTACTATGCGTCCCAATTTTCTCTGCGGGGTGAAGGGATCCCTTTGCTCGTCGAGACTCACGCGGGTCGCCCCACAAAAATCGAGGGAAACTCCGATTACAGGGGCTACAGCGGCGGAACCAGTCTCAAAGCCCAGGCCTCATTGCTCGAGCTCTACGATCCTGATCGCTCGACCCGCTACACCAAAGACGGTGCGAACCTTTCAAAAGAGGAAGCACTCGATACCCTCAAGAATTTAAATGGAGCGTTTAACACTTCCAAAGGAAAAGGCGTCGGCGTTTTAACCGAAAAGTCCTCGTCACCCACTCGCCTCCGCCTGAAGAAGGCCTTTTTAAAGGCCTATCCTAATGCGATTTGGTCTGAGTATGAGCCGGTTGTGACAGAAAACTCGAAGGAAGCAGCAGCTTTAATTGCCGGCGCCAATCTCGAGCCGAAGTATGACCTTACGGACGCAGAGCGCATTCTCAGCGTTGAGGGTGATTTTCTAGGAGACAATCCAGGGAGCCTTAGTCTGAGCAAGCAGTTTGCCGATGGCCGACGGGTGCGTTCAGCGGAAGATCAAATGAATCGGTTGTATGTTGCAGAAAGCGGTTTCAGCATGACCGGAGCGATGGCGGATCACCGCAAGCGTCTTGCAAGCAGCCATATGACGGCTTTACTCGCGGCGGCGGCGCTCGAAATCAATCTTGGAGTGGAAGGCGAAGCCTTGCAGCCGATCTTTGAGAAACTTGCTAGTGGCCTCGATTCGGAAACGAGAGAATGGATCAGCGGGGCCATGGTCGACTTAGACCACTTCAAAGGCAAAAGTGTGGTCTACGCTGGACCGCAATTGAGCAAGGAAGCTCAGGGGATCGCGTTGCTGATCAACGAGAAACTTGGAAATCTGGGCAAGACGCTCAAGTTGGTTGAAGTTGAAGAGGATAATTCAGCAAGCATCCAGAAACTGAGCGAGGCAATTGACTCCGGTTCGATTGAAACGTTGATTATCGCTGGCGGTAATCCGGTCTACAACGCGCCCGCTGATCTTGATTTTGGTCCTAAGCTAGGGAAGGTTGAATCGGTTCTTCGACTGGGTTACTACGACGATGAAACGTCCGAGAAATCCAATTACCACTTTGTTCAGTCCCACTACCTAGAGGCTTGGGGGGATGGCCGTACTTACAATGGTGATATCCTCACCCAGCAGCCAATGATCTTGCCTCTGTTCGATGGCATCTCGGAGATTGAGATGCTGGGACGATTAGTTGGTGAAGAGAACGTAGATGGGCATAGTCTTGTTTACGGAACTTTTCAGAATATTGGTTCCAGTGGGAAACGGGCATTCGACAAGTTCCTCCACGACGGCTTCCTGAGCGATTCGGGTTTCAAAGTGAACCGGTCCCTAATTTCAGGAATGAAACTGGCGAATGTACTTGCAGATGCGGAAGCTCCGGTTTCGCCGACTGGTAAAGATAATTTAGAAGTCGTATTCACGGTAGACTCTTGCGTTGATGATGGGCGTTATTTGAACAACGGATGGCTTCAAGAGTGTCCGGATCCCATGACGAAGATGACGTGGGATAACGCTATTTACGTAAGCCCGCGACTAGCCAATGAGCTGGACATCGTGGCAGCGGATTCATTGCTGCAAATCACCCGCAAGAATCCAAACGTAGTCAAAGACGGACGGTCTTACTCTCCTGCTGGCAAGGTTTCGGTGGGAGGGCGCGAGGTTACAGGAGGCATTCAGATCCTTCCAGGCCTAGATAATTATTCGATCATTCTTCCTCTTGGCTACGGTCGTGCCCGTACGGGTAGAGTGGGTACCAATTCTGGCTACAGTTCCTACTCAGTAAGGACATCGGATACCGCTCATTTCGCTTCCGGTGCTTCGATCGAGCTGACCGGTGAAGTCATCCAGCTCGCGAATACACAAGAACACTGGTCGATGGAAGGTCGGGCGATCATTCGCGAGTCCAATATCGACGACTACGCGTCGGATCCGCATTGGGTGGACAAGATGGGTATGGAAAGCCACTCGCCTCCCGTACTCGGGAAGGACAAGGGGATGTCTGTACAGGAGCGTTCGATGTCCACTCCTCGTGGAGGATCCGCTTACGAGCATCCCAACCACACCGGTATCCATCAGTGGGGAATGTCGATCGACTTGAACGTCTGCTCGGGTTGTAATGCCTGCGTCGTTGCCTGCCAAAGTGAAAATAATATTCCAATCGTAGGGAGAGACCAAGTACGTCGCGGTCGGGAAATGCACTGGATCCGGTTGGATCGCTACTTCTCTTCGAGCGATGTCAAGCGCGACAAAGACGGAAATCCGATTTTAGATAGCCATGGAGAAAGGCAGCTCGATCTAGCAGCGATTCCGGAGGATCCGCAAGTTTCACTCCAGCCGATTGGCTGCATGCATTGTGAAACCGCGCCTTGCGAAACGGTTTGTCCGGTCAATGCGACGGTACACGATGAAGACGGCCTCAACACGATGGCTTACAATCGCTGTATTGGAACTCGCTACTGTGCGAACAACTGTCCGTACAAAGTGCGTCGCTTCAATTTTATGGATTACCAGCAGCGTCCTTTGGACCGACTGTACGAAGGACCGTTAGCACCAAAGGGGATGCCGGAATTGGTCCAGATGGCCCAGAATCCAGATGTTTCGGTTCGCATGCGTGGTGTGATGGAAAAGTGCACCTATTGCGTACAGCGTATCCAGCAAGCGAAGATCGCCCAGAAAGTAAAAGCTAGTGATAGCAACGACATTCGGATTCCTGACGGAACGATCAAGGTAGCCTGTCAGCAGGTTTGTCCGATGGATGCGATCGAATTTGGGGATGTTAGTGATCCTAACAGCAAGGTTTCAGAGCTACAGGCTAACGAGCGTAACTACGCGGTTCTTGGATACACCAATGCTCGTCCACGTACGACCTATCTCGCAAAACTGCGAAACCCGAACCCAGACATGCCGGATTACTATGATCAACCGTTGGCTAAGGCGGAATACAAGGCGACGAAGCCAAAGAAAAAGGGCGGGTATGATTCACACAACGACCACGGTTACGAGGATGCCCATTCAGAGACAGGAGGGTCGCACTAATGGCTAGCTCACATCCTATTTCCGACGAAGTTAAGCCGGCTATTCTCCAAGAAGTTGATCCGGTCGATATCCCGCGTCCCGCTCTTGTCGACAACAACCGGGGCTTTAATTGGATAACCGACAAGATCTGTGGAATCGTTGAAGAGAAAACGCCTACCTGGTGGTGGGTTTGTTTCATTATGGCTTGTGCGACGGCTTCGTTCACAGTGATCGGGCTCGTCTACTTGGTCGCCACTGGAACAGGTGTTTGGGGACTGGCAAATCCCGCAAACTGGGGATGGGCGATTGTAAACTTTGTTTTCTGGATCGGTATTGGTCACGCGGGTACTCTTATTTCCGCGATCCTCTGCCTCCTTCGCCAAAAGTGGCGGACTTCTATTAATCGAGCGGCCGAGGCGATGACGATTTTCGCGGTGGTTTGCGCGGGCATCTTCCCGGTATTCCACGTAGGACGTGTGTGGATGGCTTGGTTCCTTTTCCCTATACCGAATGCAAACGCAATCTGGCCTAACTTTCGGTCGGCACTTCTGTGGGACGTTTTTGCGGTGTCAACTTATGGTACGGTATCGGTCCTTTTCTGGTACGTTGGATTGATTCCTGATTTGGCGAGTGTGCGCGACCGCGCGAAGAACAAGATCCGTCAGGTTCTCTACGGAATCTTTGCGATGGGGTGGCGGGGATCAAATCGCCAGTGGAGCAACTATGAAATGTGCTATTTGATTTTGGCGGGACTATCGACGCCACTGGTACTTTCGGTTCACACGATCGTATCGTTTGACTTTGCGATTTCTCTTTTGCCCGGATGGCACACGACTATCTTTCCGCCG
Coding sequences within it:
- the nrfD gene encoding NrfD/PsrC family molybdoenzyme membrane anchor subunit codes for the protein MASSHPISDEVKPAILQEVDPVDIPRPALVDNNRGFNWITDKICGIVEEKTPTWWWVCFIMACATASFTVIGLVYLVATGTGVWGLANPANWGWAIVNFVFWIGIGHAGTLISAILCLLRQKWRTSINRAAEAMTIFAVVCAGIFPVFHVGRVWMAWFLFPIPNANAIWPNFRSALLWDVFAVSTYGTVSVLFWYVGLIPDLASVRDRAKNKIRQVLYGIFAMGWRGSNRQWSNYEMCYLILAGLSTPLVLSVHTIVSFDFAISLLPGWHTTIFPPYFVAGAIFSGFGMVLTLMLPLRAIYRLEDLITQYHIDCMTKIILATGTMVGYAYGMEFFIAAYGANDFEIFAFVNRAFGNYAWAYWIMISCNVLSPQFFWFKKIRENTALVWIITIFVNIGMWFERFVIAVTTLTRDFLPSSWGYYSPTIIDIFTYVGTFGVFSVLFLLFLRFLPLMAMAEIKAVTPQADPHKH
- a CDS encoding TAT-variant-translocated molybdopterin oxidoreductase, giving the protein MKPINSTPSTMAEQTGPRYWRSLDELSQSPEFIEQVHREFGPEASEMNEVDRRHFFKIMAASFALGGVGFTGCRRPESYILPHSKAPEYQVPGQPLYYASQFSLRGEGIPLLVETHAGRPTKIEGNSDYRGYSGGTSLKAQASLLELYDPDRSTRYTKDGANLSKEEALDTLKNLNGAFNTSKGKGVGVLTEKSSSPTRLRLKKAFLKAYPNAIWSEYEPVVTENSKEAAALIAGANLEPKYDLTDAERILSVEGDFLGDNPGSLSLSKQFADGRRVRSAEDQMNRLYVAESGFSMTGAMADHRKRLASSHMTALLAAAALEINLGVEGEALQPIFEKLASGLDSETREWISGAMVDLDHFKGKSVVYAGPQLSKEAQGIALLINEKLGNLGKTLKLVEVEEDNSASIQKLSEAIDSGSIETLIIAGGNPVYNAPADLDFGPKLGKVESVLRLGYYDDETSEKSNYHFVQSHYLEAWGDGRTYNGDILTQQPMILPLFDGISEIEMLGRLVGEENVDGHSLVYGTFQNIGSSGKRAFDKFLHDGFLSDSGFKVNRSLISGMKLANVLADAEAPVSPTGKDNLEVVFTVDSCVDDGRYLNNGWLQECPDPMTKMTWDNAIYVSPRLANELDIVAADSLLQITRKNPNVVKDGRSYSPAGKVSVGGREVTGGIQILPGLDNYSIILPLGYGRARTGRVGTNSGYSSYSVRTSDTAHFASGASIELTGEVIQLANTQEHWSMEGRAIIRESNIDDYASDPHWVDKMGMESHSPPVLGKDKGMSVQERSMSTPRGGSAYEHPNHTGIHQWGMSIDLNVCSGCNACVVACQSENNIPIVGRDQVRRGREMHWIRLDRYFSSSDVKRDKDGNPILDSHGERQLDLAAIPEDPQVSLQPIGCMHCETAPCETVCPVNATVHDEDGLNTMAYNRCIGTRYCANNCPYKVRRFNFMDYQQRPLDRLYEGPLAPKGMPELVQMAQNPDVSVRMRGVMEKCTYCVQRIQQAKIAQKVKASDSNDIRIPDGTIKVACQQVCPMDAIEFGDVSDPNSKVSELQANERNYAVLGYTNARPRTTYLAKLRNPNPDMPDYYDQPLAKAEYKATKPKKKGGYDSHNDHGYEDAHSETGGSH
- a CDS encoding cytochrome c3 family protein, giving the protein MSRVFPKWSNALPLKIIVFVFILAAAVVSGVTYYATPNYTRVGYQPAQPVPYDHSFHVGQLGLDCRYCHSKVEESGHANVPSAGTCMSCHSQIKTDSELLEPIRASYASGDPIPWVRVHEAPDYVYFNHAVHVNRGVSCVECHGKVNEMEVVTHDQPLSMGWCLDCHRNPEEHIRPVDLVTNLDWVHPGGKKGQIEDGLKFVEEWNINPPQSCSGCHR